The DNA sequence CAGCCTTCAGAGCAGCAACACTCAGCTCCACAGTCCCActcccagcacctccacaccTCCCTATCATCTGGGTAACCTCCTCTTCCAAACCCCTAACGTGCAATTGCCACTATTACCATGTTAACTTGGAGTGACACAGGCAGAGGCCAGCCCTTGGGGACATGAAGACAAGACATCCCcaacactttatttttaaaatcagcactcagaatattttcttccagGCTGCACACTTAATTAGCTCATGACAAGGGAGAGAGGGTGTTCCCAGGAGGGCGACAGCCTCAGTGCTGCatctgctgcagagccaggagtttGTCATTGTGCTGAGGACCACCCTCAGGAACAAGGGGGGTTCCTGCCATGCAAAGCACTTCAACCTGCCTCAGCAGCCAAAGTGCACGTGAGGAGGCTGGTCAAGCCCACACCAGTCAGACAAACATGAAAGCCACTGCTGCATCCACCCTATGAGCTTCCCagaaaaccactttaaaaaaacccccaaaaatggaaaataagacTCATTGTTCCCTGGTGCAAACACAGGCTTTGTTCTAGCTGTgctccagcagcctctgggcaggctctggcacacccagggtggcagggacccctgccttgctgtgccagcacccagaggcagcagccaccccacaggctggagctgggagccCCTGGGTAGCCCCTTCCACGAGCAGCAGCCTCACTCATGTACCCCTGCCCTGACTCAATCAGTTTGCTCAGAGTCCCACCCAACCTGACCTCGGATGCTTCCAGGGACGAGGCATTCACCACATCTCTGgataacctgtgccagtgttctGGAACCCtcagaaaaacttcttccttatgTCCAATCTAAATCAACTCATTCTCCAGCACTGTCACAGCATAGCAGGACTGTAGGGGACACTGTCCTGTGCTGACAGGAAGGGAAATTGTTCTCTGCCCTGGGACACCACATCATGTCATGGTCAGGAACACAAACACTGGAGGCCTGGCCAGCTCTGTACCCCACAAactgctgctctgtggagccacagctgccccaaacccacctgccCTCCCACTCCTCCCCAGGCACCGTGGCTGATGTCTCAGCTCACCCTCCTGGCCTGCTGCAGGTCGGCTGGGGCCCGTCTGACGGCTCCACTCCAAGCACAACCTCAGGCTGCTTCCAGCTCGCTTGTTCCCTGCTGACCATTTTCCAATgcctggctgcagagccagcttactccaggggcaggagaaggaatGTGTAATGCTGTATTAATCTGCAACTCCCCTGATGCATCCCGTGGGCCTGCAGGCTTTACCGCCTGTGCATAAGGAGAAAGGAATTCAACAGGTCAGCTCTTTGAGAGGCAGAAACAAATTCCAATTTCAAGGTGTTAATGgggaaaaatactgaaaggGCTCGTTCTTATTAGTGCTGAGAGAAAAGGGGGGACACTGCTGAGTTCTGCCCCTCTTTGAACCAACAGGAAACACCCCAGTGCCCAAGAGttgaaggggctccaggagttGGCACTGACAGAAAATGCAGACAAATCATGGACAGAGTGTTCATGGCAGAGCCCAGACAGAGGGAAGGACCCaagcagcacagggaccagggctgagcagcagctcaccCAGGAGGACTCTGCATTTGCaggaggtggcagtgccagaaCCAAAGTCTGGACCCTGTTGTCACCTTGAGCCACCAGCAGATCCTCAGTGGGGGTTCACATCACAGCAGTGCTTGCAATTAACTTGGAGTTTGCTCTGCTCACTCTGGGGCACCAAAAGAAAGCAGTAATGTCccaccccagtgctgctgtccaGACAGGTCTGAAAGGTGACCAGAAAGTTGCAACTACACATGTGAAAACATGACAGATGCTGCTTATCCAGAAGACGGTTCCAGGGTCTTGGCACATTAATGTCTGTAAAATGAATGACCTGCAAACAGCTCACTCTGTTTCAGACCTTGGAAGGGGCAGCTCAGACCCAGCTGCCTCAGGAGCATGCTTGGCTGCAAGTCCCTGGGGAATAAAAGCAACCTTTGTACCTGCAACACAGGACCTGCCTGTGGTCTTGACCAAGGGTCCAGGTTCACACAGGACATATTATTTTAGAGCCTTCCTGGAAACAAAGAGCTTCCTCCAGCAATTACATCAGTAAGGGTAAGCCAGTGTGGCTGTACTTGTGCCACTGTTGGGACAGGCtgggtccctgggaatgagggcagccagagctcagcccctggcacaggcacaaGCTTCCCGCTCCACCTGGCTCTGGGTGCCACTGTCAAGACACGACACAGAGTCCCATGTACAGCTCCTCTGGGTGCTGAGCTTGGGTGTCCCCTGTGCCTGCCAGCCCACAGCCACTGCCTCTTTGCTCTCACTGCCCTCCATGAGCCTCCACAAGGCTCCTGGAGACACCCCAGAGCAtctctcctctgctgcaggaggcacTCCCTTTCTGTCCCGTATCAGAAGGGCTCCCTGAAGTGTAAGTCCCTTTAGGACAGGCAGGATGACACTGCACAGTCCCCACCAGCTGAGTGAGGGCTGCCAGCAAAGCACCACATATGGCCTTTGTCTGTACAGGTAACTGCAAAAGGCAGCTGGTGGCTGGTGGGATCAGCAGTGCCCATCACTATCCCCCTGTGGAATCAGGAGTGCCAATCCCTTTCAGTTAAGCTCTGCTCACCAAAAAGCACTGCTCTCTATCAGAACCTTCTGCCATCTCCCTCCACAAACATCCCTCCCACCAGCCTTTCACAGTTCTCCAACTGAGAATGCCAAAGTTGACACCAGGATATTTTCTTATTGTAAAGTTTCCAGCAACAAGCCAGACTCACTGCAACTCACACACAAACAAGCAAGTCTGGCACCACAGGAACGTGCTGCTTGCAGTGGAAACAAATGTGAACCACATCCACTTTCCCTGGTCATTTCCTGGAGGTCTCTTGCCCCCTCTCCAGCCCACAgcccacccagggcagggctggatctCCACTGCATGCCCAGCAACCAACAGCCCAGCCTCTTGCCCCAGGATGGAGGGGACGTGGGGGATCCTGCCAGGACCACAGTCACTATTGACTGGTCAGCCAGCACTTTCTGCTGCAGGAGACAAGtgtcctcctgctgcccagagcagcactgcaggagttGGGATGGGGAGCAGAACTGCTGCCAGGGTGGTGCAGCACCCGGGGTCAGAGGGTCCATCAGTGCCTGTGTGGGGCTCAGAACCAGCTGTGCCCCAAACAGCCTGACCTGAGGCTTGGCTCTGGGACAGGGAtgaggagctggcagggcatgCAGCCTCCCCTGGGACAGGGCTCACAGGCTGGAGGAGGGCTGCTACCAAGAAACAGAGTTCAGGTgagcctcctcctgctgcaagACCCCCTCTAGTCCCaaccagcccctcctgggctaACACCGGCTCTGTCAGCTCACACAGGAGTGACAGGAGCAAGGCTGCAGCACCGGCCATGCCTTACCTTTGGGCCTGGAGACCTCGGTGGCATTGGGAGTTGTCATGGCAATGCAGACATCATCCTGGGGAAACTGGTCACACTTGAGCATCTCTGGCCAGAAGAAGCCAAAGAACTGCATGACGGGCTCACAGGAGTCACGGACGGCCTCACAGAGCCAGCGGCAGGGGTAGACGGGCCGGTCCAGGCACACGGGGGCAaagagggagcagaggaagaCCTGGGTGCCCATATGGCAGTTCTTGTTGAGCAGCGGCACCCAGCTGCTCGCCTGGTGCTTCACCTCGGCCATGGTCTCGTGGTCCAGCAGGTTGGGCAGCACCATCTTGTCGTAGCCCACGCTGTGGCAGAGCCGCAGGTCTGCGGGGATGGCCACGCACTGGTGGGGCTTGGCGTAGAAGCGCCCGCCGGGGTAGGGGCCCAGGTCGGACTGGTAGCTCACATAGTCATACTCGCTGGCCCCGCCGCAGGCCACCAGCCCGGCGGCCACCGACACCAGCGCCCGCAGCacggccccgccgggcccccGCATGCTGCCCATCGCCGCGACCGCCGACGGTGCGGCCCCGACGGCGCCTCCCGCTGTCGGCGGCCGCCTCGGGGCTCCCTCCCCGCAGCTCCCTCCCCGGGGCCCCGACCCGccgcagccccagcagcagcagcagccccagccccagcccctccgcTCCCACTCCCACTCCCACTCCCACTCCCACTCCCGCTCCCACTCCCACTCCCGCTCCCGGCGCTGTCCCGGCCCCGCTCTGGCCCCGCTCCGGCCGCGCCGCGGGTTTGTGAGCGCGCCCCAGCCAATCAgcgccgcgccgcccgccgcgCGCCCGCCCGCCGCTGCCAATCAGCGCCCCGACAGCCAATCgcggcccgccccgcccgccccggccaCGCCTCCGGCGCGGCACCGACGGACCCGCAAACCCAACCTGGCCCCGCAAAGCCATCCCGCAAACCGGCCCCGTTAAATCGGGCCTCGCAAGCCCCAGCTCCGCAAAGCCACTCCCGCAAAGCCACTCCCGCAAACCCAGCCTGGCCCCGCAAAGCCGTTCCCGCAAACCGGCCCCGTTAAATCGGGCTCCGCAAGTTCCAGCTCCGCAAAGCCACTCCCGCAAAGCCACTCCCGCAAACCCAACCTGGTCCCGCAAACCGGCCCCGCAAAACCCAGCTCCGTTAAACTTGGCTCCGCAAACCTGGCCCCGTTAAACTCGGCCCCGCAAAACCCAGCCCCTCTAAACCCATTCCCGCAAAGCCGGCCCCATTAAACTTGGCCTCGCAAAGCCCAGCCCCGCAAACCCGTTCCGCAAACCGGCCCCGCAAagccggcccggccccgcaccACCTGCAGCGGGACCAGGGCCTGATGGGGGCTCAGGGGTCCCGGGAGCGCTGAGCTCCCCCCCGGGCATCGCCCGGCTCCTTCCCCGGTGGGCTCGAAGCGGTCCCGGCGCTCCCGAGCGGCTCCTCCAAGGTTGCAGATGTTTCTGTGAACCTGGGCTGGACCGCGCAGACCTCATTTCCCTGTGGACAAATTCCAACAGAAACTATGGTatttgggggagaaaaaaaaaaaggaaaagaagtttaaaaaaccACACAGAGCGAAGGTCTGTTCCTTAAAGTGGTACCGCGCGTGAGAACCCGGCTCcgggggagcaggagctgcattCATTCCCCGTCTTTCTgagctccccaggctggcaaAGACCCGTTTCCCCCCAGAGCCGGAGCTGGGCACGTGCAGGATGGTGGCCCTGAGCCCACCCGGGTACCACTGCAGTGTCCCCGGGCGCACGCCGGGCACGACGAGCCGGCTCGGTCCTTGTGCACattgagcagctctgcccacctcGTGCCCTTGGGCTCTCCCGAGCTCCCTCCTCCGGACCCTCCAAagctcctgttcctgctgctgcctttggctcGAACAGCTTGTGCCGTTTAGTACAGGAACTACACCTCATTGAGAGGTAAATGGAAGAGGCTCTGAAGCCTGGGAGCCTGAAAGAGCCACTTTCACCCGCGGGCCAGCAGAAGAGAGCAGCCTGTTAGCGCCACTAATGAAGTGAAGAATTCAGCAGTAAACAGGAGACGTCCGTGCCCTAAAGGTGCCTGTAGTGGAGTGAAAGAGGCACTTGGATGGAGCAggtcctctcctgctgcctgggcTCAGGAAATGTTGGCAAAGCACTGATTATTGCACCAAGAAATAGCTGCAAAATTAACTTTTGGTCCCTCGAGAAATTCTGACAGAATTTGCTTTTACCAAAACGGGTTTGGAGACTCTGAAACACATTATTTTAAGAATGTAGTGCTGTGTGGCAGGTGTAAGGTGAAACATGGAACAGGGCACTGATCTGCTCGAGGCTTTACTCAAACATCTTTATTGGCACCCAAGTGTTACATCCATGGGCACGAGTCTCCAGTTAGGAGCCAGACTGTGACAGTGACTGCATTTTCCATGTCAAGATCATAGGGAAGTGTCAGAGCCCCTCCATTTGCAGAGTGGCAATGGGCATTTGACTTTGGCAGTGCTACAATTCTTCTGTTTCAGGCTGAGGAGTGATGGGGACACCATAGGTAGGAAGTCAAATGCCACGTGGCACCAGGTAAGTGTCCTGCCATGATCACTGCAAGGATATGTGCCCTGGAGCATCCCACACTGATGAGTGGGcttggctgcagccctggcacactgGGCAGTGGCTGCTGAGCCTGCCAGCTTTCCAAGCAGGGAAGCTGCAGTGCAGCATGTCTTGGCTGCTAAATCCAACCACACTCACGGCCTGCAGAGTTCTTGAACTCGGCTCAGGGAAGGTCTTTGCTGgctcccttctctcctctgtGGCTGATACCCACATtcacagcagcagtgcctgaatGGGAGGCCAAGAGTGAATTGTGAACTGAAATACAACTGACCAGCAAATACAATTGCCAgcaaaccattaaaaaaaaaaggaggagaaagggaaaaagccaaacaaaattaagaagCCAACAGCTCTGGTCTAGGCCACTAAATTGCTTAATGCACAATATAAGACTTCTTAGAGAGCAGATGCCCAGGAAGGGCTGCTCTTTCCACAAACCCCTTCCAAATTTGGCACAAACTTTTCTGAGTGTAGCCTTTGCAGCCTTTTCCCTTCATAATCATGTAGCCCCTTACTGCTTCTTAAATCTCATTCTCTTTAATCTTAATTACTGCTTCTTAAATCTCAGCCTAGTCTCTAATGTCATCATTTAACCCTACTTTATAGCCATTTATTGCTGCCTCTCCCACAGGGGCTAACATTTGCTTTTTGAATAATGAGAGGCTTTGCACCACGCACCATTctggctgtccccagccctctcctgccctgtgaAAAGCCCAGCCCAATTAACCGTGCCTATTCTCGGCTCCATTGTTTGTCCTGGCAGCCCGCGGGACCAGGCGCTCtgcccgcccccgccccgcagcTCCGCATCCCGCTCTGCTCAGCATCCACCTGTGGCAGGTGCTCAGTGGGGACAGGGCGAGTGGTGgcccctgtgccccaggctgcggtgccctcctgcctgtcccgtcctctctggctgctctgggcacactcTGCCCCGGCTGCCTTCCCTGGAATGCGCCTTTCCCTCCACGCCGCCCCGGGGAAACAGGCAGGCGTGGGA is a window from the Pithys albifrons albifrons isolate INPA30051 chromosome 29, PitAlb_v1, whole genome shotgun sequence genome containing:
- the SFRP1 gene encoding secreted frizzled-related protein 1 — its product is MGSMRGPGGAVLRALVSVAAGLVACGGASEYDYVSYQSDLGPYPGGRFYAKPHQCVAIPADLRLCHSVGYDKMVLPNLLDHETMAEVKHQASSWVPLLNKNCHMGTQVFLCSLFAPVCLDRPVYPCRWLCEAVRDSCEPVMQFFGFFWPEMLKCDQFPQDDVCIAMTTPNATEVSRPKGTTVCPPCDNEMKSEAIVEHLCASEFALKMTIKEVKKENGDKMIIPRKRKALKLGPIRKKNLKKLVLFLKNGADCPCHQLDNLGHYFLIMGRQVKTQYLLTAIYKWDKKNKEFKKFMKKMKSPDCPTFPSVFK